CCGCAGGCACTCTCGGTCCCAACCAATCATACGCTCGTGTAAGCGACGGAGCAACTGAATGGGAAGTAAAAAGTGGAAGTGGTGACAAATACGTGACTCCAAGCACTAACAACAAAACTCTTGACAGCAATGCCAAGAAGGAAAAGTTTGAAGAACACGATGCTAATGGTATTGGAATGGCCATTTCTGCCATGAGTGTAGTATTCTGCGGATTGATTCTTCTTTTTATAGCCTTCAAGATTATAGGAAAAGCAGCCGTTAATTTGAGCAAGCGCAACGCTATGAAATCTAAAGGCATCGACAAGCATGAAGCTAAGGAACTGTCACAAGCTCCGGGTGAAGTGTATGCGGCTATTTCTATGGCATTACACGAAATGCAAGATGAAGTGCATGACGTAGAAGAAACAGTGCTGACCATCACTCGTGTAAAACGCAGCTACTCACCATGGAGTTCGAAGATTTACACGTTGCGTGAAACTCCTTCCAGAAAGTAAGTCACCTTTTAAAAAGTAAAAACGATGAAAGAATATAAATATAAAATCAACGGTAACTTATATAAAGTAACCATCGGAGATATTGAAGACAACATCGCTCATGTAGAAGTGAACGGTACACACTATAAAGTAGAAATGGAGAAACAGCCGAAGCCTGTTGCAAAACCTGTGACAGTACGCCCGATGCCTAATGCTCCTACTGCTCCTACTCAAGTAGTGAAACCGACCGCTCCATCTACCGGAAAATCAGGAGTGAAATCTCCGCTGCCGGGTGTAATCCTCGACATCAAAGTGAATGTAGGCGATACTGTAAAGAAAGGACAGACCATTATCATATTGGAAGCCATGAAGATGGAAAACAATATCAATGCGGATAAAGACGGTAAGGTTACTGCCATCAACGTAAATAAGGGAGATTCTGTTCTTGAAGGTAATGACCTCGTAATTATTGAATAATATGGGAGATTTTATAAACTTTTTAGGAAACAACCTCGCCGACTTCTGGACCTACACAGGCTTTGCCAATGCTACGGTAGGGCATGTAGTCATGATTCTCGTTGGCTTGGTATTCATCTATTTGGCAGTAGCCAAAGAATTCGAACCGATGCTTCTGATTCCTATCGGTTTCGGTATATTGATTGGTAATATACCTTTTAATATGGAGGCCGGATTGAAAGTCGGTATTTATGAAGAAGGTTCAGTATTGAATATATTGTATCAGGGAGTGACCTCCGGCTGGTATCCGCCGCTCATCTTTTTGGGCATCGGCGCCATGACGGACTTCTCGGCACTTATCTCTAATCCGAAATTGATGTTAATCGGTGCGGCAGCACAGTTTGGTATCTTCGGTGCATACATGATCGCCTTAGCAATGGGCTTTGATCCTATGCAAGCCGGTGCAATCGGTATTATCGGTGGTGCAGACGGTCCGACGGCAATCTTCCTATCCTCGAAGCTGGCACCTAACCTGATGGGAGCCATTGCAGTGTCCGCCTATTCCTATATGGCGTTGGTTCCGGTGATACAGCCGCCTATCATGCGTTTGCTCACCACAAAGAACGAACGTATCATACGTATGAAACCGCCGCGTGCCGTTTCTCACACAGAGAAAGTGATTTTCCCGATTATCGGTTTGTTGCTGACTTGCTTCCTGGTTCCTTCCGGTCTGCCTTTGTTGGGTATGCTGTTCTTTGGTAACCTGCTGAAAGAAAGTGGCGTAACCCGTCGTCTTGCCAATACGGCAAGTGGTCCGTTGATTGACACCATTACTATTCTGTTAGGTTTGACAGTAGGTGCTTCTACTCAGGCTTCCGAGTTCCTCACTTTCGACTCTATCAAGATTTTCGCCCTCGGTGCATTGTCATTCGTCATTGCAACTACATCAGGCGTAATCTTCGTGAAGATATTCAACCTCTTCTTGAAGAAGGATAACAAGATCAATCCATTAATCGGCAACGCAGGAGTATCTGCTGTTCCCGACTCGGCACGTATCTCACAAGTGATTGGTTTGGAATACGATTCGACCAATTATTTGCTGATGCACGCTATGGGTCCGAACGTTGCCGGAGTGATCGGTTCAGCTGTTGCTGCCGGTATTCTGCTTGGATTCTTGATGTAAGAAACATTAATAATAGATAAGAACACCCGTGTTACATTCAGTTGTGACACGGGTGTTTTTATTAACGATTAAACATCATAAAAGAGGCTGCTACCGATGTTCAAACCGGAGCAGCCTCTTTCTTTTATTTATGGAATAATCCGGAGATTATTACTGTGCCAATTTATTGTCAGAACCGAGCACGTTGATGATTTTGTGCTTGTACAGTTTTTCCATGTTGTCACGAGCCGGACCAAGATACTTACGTGGGTCGAATTCTGCCGGTTTTTCTGCGAACACCTGACGTACAGCAGCAGTCATAGCCAGACGAGAGTCTGAGTCGATGTTGATTTTGCAAACTGCAGAAGTAGCTGCCTTACGCAACCATTCTTCAGGAATACCGATAGCAGCTTTCAGATTACCACCGAACTTATTGATAGTCGCAACTTCTTCCTGAGGAACTGAAGATGAACCGTGAAGAACAATAGGGAATCCAGGAAGTTTTTCCATTACAGCATCCAATACTTCGAATGCCAATGGAGGAGGAACCATTACGCCTGTAACCGGATCGATGTGGCATTGTTCCGGAGTAAACTTGTAAGCCCCGTGAGAAGTACCGATTGAGATAGCCAAAGAGTCGCAACCAGTGCGAGTAGCGAAATCGATTACTTCTTCAGGGTCAGTATATGTGTGGTGGTCAGCAGAAACTTCATCTTCTACACCAGCCAATACGCCAAGTTCACCTTCTACAGTTACGTCGAACTGGTGAGCGTATTCAACAACTTTCTTAGTCAATGCTACGTTTTCTTCGTAAGGAAGGTGAGAACCGTCGATCATTACAGAAGAGAAACCTGAATCGATAC
The Bacteroides caecimuris DNA segment above includes these coding regions:
- a CDS encoding class II fructose-bisphosphate aldolase, whose protein sequence is MVNYKDLGLVNTREMFAKAIKGGYAIPAFNFNNMEQMQAIIKAAVETKSPVILQVSKGARQYANATLLRYMAQGAVEYAKELGCAHPEIVLHLDHGDTFETCKSCIDSGFSSVMIDGSHLPYEENVALTKKVVEYAHQFDVTVEGELGVLAGVEDEVSADHHTYTDPEEVIDFATRTGCDSLAISIGTSHGAYKFTPEQCHIDPVTGVMVPPPLAFEVLDAVMEKLPGFPIVLHGSSSVPQEEVATINKFGGNLKAAIGIPEEWLRKAATSAVCKINIDSDSRLAMTAAVRQVFAEKPAEFDPRKYLGPARDNMEKLYKHKIINVLGSDNKLAQ
- a CDS encoding sodium ion-translocating decarboxylase subunit beta translates to MGDFINFLGNNLADFWTYTGFANATVGHVVMILVGLVFIYLAVAKEFEPMLLIPIGFGILIGNIPFNMEAGLKVGIYEEGSVLNILYQGVTSGWYPPLIFLGIGAMTDFSALISNPKLMLIGAAAQFGIFGAYMIALAMGFDPMQAGAIGIIGGADGPTAIFLSSKLAPNLMGAIAVSAYSYMALVPVIQPPIMRLLTTKNERIIRMKPPRAVSHTEKVIFPIIGLLLTCFLVPSGLPLLGMLFFGNLLKESGVTRRLANTASGPLIDTITILLGLTVGASTQASEFLTFDSIKIFALGALSFVIATTSGVIFVKIFNLFLKKDNKINPLIGNAGVSAVPDSARISQVIGLEYDSTNYLLMHAMGPNVAGVIGSAVAAGILLGFLM
- a CDS encoding acetyl-CoA carboxylase biotin carboxyl carrier protein, translated to MKEYKYKINGNLYKVTIGDIEDNIAHVEVNGTHYKVEMEKQPKPVAKPVTVRPMPNAPTAPTQVVKPTAPSTGKSGVKSPLPGVILDIKVNVGDTVKKGQTIIILEAMKMENNINADKDGKVTAINVNKGDSVLEGNDLVIIE
- a CDS encoding OadG family transporter subunit, which gives rise to MNKTKIGIFLSLLLLIGLTSCGEQKSNNKLVLNEILIDNQSNFQDDYGLHSAWIEIFNKSFGSADLAACLLKVSNQPGDTVTYFIPKGDILTSVKPRQHALFWADGEPNRGTFHTSFKLNPKTANWIGLFDSGKKLLDQIVVPAGTLGPNQSYARVSDGATEWEVKSGSGDKYVTPSTNNKTLDSNAKKEKFEEHDANGIGMAISAMSVVFCGLILLFIAFKIIGKAAVNLSKRNAMKSKGIDKHEAKELSQAPGEVYAAISMALHEMQDEVHDVEETVLTITRVKRSYSPWSSKIYTLRETPSRK